One stretch of Sylvia atricapilla isolate bSylAtr1 chromosome 4, bSylAtr1.pri, whole genome shotgun sequence DNA includes these proteins:
- the IL15 gene encoding interleukin-15 isoform X2, protein MLGTARPTQNSAGALSRLHSQKTYLDSVCLQYPLYRLLNTHCFCLLRNEMGLIIFFLCAYVPKTEAGHCKWAEVLKDLERIKTSKDIDVSLYTANADEDEECQELVMRCFFLETEVIIQECRIKNCSKTQDVWNIWKNGNESFEKNKVNSITSST, encoded by the exons ATGCTGGGGACGGCACGGCCAACACAGAACTCTGCTGGAGCATTGAGCAGGCTGCACAGTCAG AAAACGTACCTGGACAGTGTGTGTCTGCAGTATCCACTGTACCGGCTTCTGAACACCCACTGCTTCTGCCTTTTGAGGAATGAGATGGGACTGATCATCTTCTTCCTATG TGCTTACGTACCAAAGACAGAAGCAGGTCATTGCAAGTGGGCAGAAGTTCTGAAAGATTTGGAAAGGATCAAGACATCCAAA GATATTGATGTCAGTTTATACACTGCAAATGCAGATGAGGAT gaagaaTGCCAAGAACTTGTAATGAGGTGCTTTTTCTTAGAAACAGAAGTGATAATTCAAGAATGTCGTATCAAAAATTGTAGTAAAACACAGGATGTGTGGAATATATGGAAAAACGGAAAtgaaagctttgaaaaaaataag gTAAACTCAATTACTTCTTCTACCTAA
- the IL15 gene encoding interleukin-15 isoform X1 produces MLGTARPTQNSAGALSRLHSQKTYLDSVCLQYPLYRLLNTHCFCLLRNEMGLIIFFLCAYVPKTEAGHCKWAEVLKDLERIKTSKDIDVSLYTANADEDEECQELVMRCFFLETEVIIQECRIKNCSKTQDVWNIWKNGNESFEKNKLTSTKSKKCKECEEYEEKNFTEFVQNFVKVIQRDCKH; encoded by the exons ATGCTGGGGACGGCACGGCCAACACAGAACTCTGCTGGAGCATTGAGCAGGCTGCACAGTCAG AAAACGTACCTGGACAGTGTGTGTCTGCAGTATCCACTGTACCGGCTTCTGAACACCCACTGCTTCTGCCTTTTGAGGAATGAGATGGGACTGATCATCTTCTTCCTATG TGCTTACGTACCAAAGACAGAAGCAGGTCATTGCAAGTGGGCAGAAGTTCTGAAAGATTTGGAAAGGATCAAGACATCCAAA GATATTGATGTCAGTTTATACACTGCAAATGCAGATGAGGAT gaagaaTGCCAAGAACTTGTAATGAGGTGCTTTTTCTTAGAAACAGAAGTGATAATTCAAGAATGTCGTATCAAAAATTGTAGTAAAACACAGGATGTGTGGAATATATGGAAAAACGGAAAtgaaagctttgaaaaaaataag ttgacttccacaaaatcaaaaaaatgcaaagaatgtgaagaatatgaagaaaaaaattttacagaatttgTACAGAATTTTGTAAAGGTTATACAGAGGGATTGCAAACACTGA
- the IL15 gene encoding interleukin-15 isoform X3, with protein MGLIIFFLCAYVPKTEAGHCKWAEVLKDLERIKTSKDIDVSLYTANADEDEECQELVMRCFFLETEVIIQECRIKNCSKTQDVWNIWKNGNESFEKNKLTSTKSKKCKECEEYEEKNFTEFVQNFVKVIQRDCKH; from the exons ATGGGACTGATCATCTTCTTCCTATG TGCTTACGTACCAAAGACAGAAGCAGGTCATTGCAAGTGGGCAGAAGTTCTGAAAGATTTGGAAAGGATCAAGACATCCAAA GATATTGATGTCAGTTTATACACTGCAAATGCAGATGAGGAT gaagaaTGCCAAGAACTTGTAATGAGGTGCTTTTTCTTAGAAACAGAAGTGATAATTCAAGAATGTCGTATCAAAAATTGTAGTAAAACACAGGATGTGTGGAATATATGGAAAAACGGAAAtgaaagctttgaaaaaaataag ttgacttccacaaaatcaaaaaaatgcaaagaatgtgaagaatatgaagaaaaaaattttacagaatttgTACAGAATTTTGTAAAGGTTATACAGAGGGATTGCAAACACTGA